In Populus trichocarpa isolate Nisqually-1 chromosome 12, P.trichocarpa_v4.1, whole genome shotgun sequence, a genomic segment contains:
- the LOC7493521 gene encoding synaptotagmin-4 isoform X1: MGRTRKGKAGFKVEDVLEVFNHLLEEKPSFAFLIPLILVCWGIEKWVFSFSNWVPLVVAIWATFQYCSHQQKVIVEDLNKKWKRVVLNTSPITPLEHCEWLNKLLMEIWMNYMNPKLAIRFSSIVEKRLKQQRLKLMEKLELQEFSLGSCPPSLGLHGTRWSTSGDQRIMHLGFDWDSKDMSILLLAKLAKPLMGTARIVINSLHIKGELLLMPVLDGRAVLYSFVSIPEVRIGVAFGSGGSQSLPATELPGVSSWLVKVFTDTLVKTMIEPRRRCFSLPAVDLRKKAVGGIVYVSVISASKLSRSNLRGSPPRRVNGSFIEHFDDKYLQTFVEVELGHLTRRTDVRPGSNPRWDSTFNMFLHEETGTLRLHLYNRPPNSVKYDYLASCEIKMKYVADDSTTFWAIGPDSGVIAKHAEICGKEVEMVVPFEGVTSGELTVKLVVKEWLFSDGSHSLNNVSSQKSIYGSSNILSRTGRKINVAVMEGKDLISKERSGKCDPYVKLQYGKVLQKTRTAHSSNPLWNQKFEFDEIVDDRCLKIKCYSEEIFGDESIGSARVNLEGLMEGFIRDMWVPLEKVNTGELRLQIEAVQVNDSEGSRGSMSGSFNGWIELVLVEAKDLIAADLRGTSDPYVRVQYGSLKKRTKVMYKTLNPHWNQTLEFPDDGSPLELHVKDYNALLPTYSIGDCVVEYQGLPPNQMSDKWIPLQGVTRGEIHVRITRKVPELQARNSLESDTSLIKSHQISNQMKQLMIKFQSLIEEGSLEGLSTALSEMQSLEDMQEEYMVQIETEQMLLLNKIKELGQEIMSSSSSLSRRSSGL; encoded by the exons ATGGGAAGAACAAGAAAGGGTAAAGCTGGTTTCAAAGTTGAAGATGTTTTGGAGGTCTTTAATCATCTGTTGGAGGAAAAGCcttcttttgctttcttaatCCCTTTGATTTTGGTTTGTTGGGGAATTGAGAAATGGGTTTTCTCTTTCTCCAATTGGGTTCCTCTTGTCGTTGCTATCTGGGCTACTTTTCAG TATTGCAGTCATCAACAGAAAGTTATTGTGGAAGACCTAAACAAAAAGTGGAAGCGAGTTGTATTGAACACCTCg CCAATAACACCATTGGAACACTGTGAGTGGCTGAACAAGCTGTTGATGGAAATTTGGATGAACTATATGAACCCAAAGCTTGCAATAAGATTCTCATCCATTGTTGAG AAACGATTGAAACAACAAAGGTTGAAGCTCATG GAAAAACTCGAGTTGCAGGAATTTTCACTTGGTTCATGCCCACCATCCCTTGGTCTTCATGGGACTCGCTGGTCAACTTCTGGTGATCAG AGAATTATGCATTTGGGATTTGATTGGGACTCCAAAGACATGAGCATTTTGTTGCTGGCTAAGCTGGCAAAGCCATTAATGGGAACTGCTCGGATTGTTATAAACAGCCTCCACATCAAGGGTGAG CTTCTCTTGATGCCAGTTCTGGATGGGAGAGCGGTTTTGTACTCATTTGTGTCAATTCCTGAAGTAAGAATAGGAGTTGCCTTTGGAAGTGGAGGAAGCCAGTCATTACCTGCCACCGAGCTGCCAGGCGTTTCTTCTTGGCTG gttaagGTTTTCACTGACACCTTAGTCAAGACAATGATTGAGCCTCGCCGTCGTTGTTTCAGCTTACCAGCAGTAGATTTAAGGAAAAAGGCTGTTGGTGGAATTGTATACGTGTCAGTCATCTCAGCTAGCAAACTTTCTAGAAGTAACCTGAGAGGAAGTCCGCCAAGAAGGGTAAATGGTAGTTTCATAGAGCATTTTGATGATAAATATCTGCAAACATTTGTGGAGGTCGAGCTTGGACATTTGACAAGGAGAACAGATGTGAGACCAGGCTCAAACCCTAGATGGGATTCCACATTTAACATGTTCTTACATGAAGAAACTGGAACTCTTCGATTACATCTTTACAACCGCCCACCCAACAGTGTGAAGTATGATTATCTAGCAAGTTGTGAGATCAAG ATGAAGTATGTTGCTGATGATTCAACAACGTTTTGGGCAATAGGACCCGACTCTGGTGTAATAGCCAAACATGCTGAGATTTGCGGAAAAGAGGTTGAAATGGTTGTTCCATTTGAGGGAGTTACTTCAGGGGAG TTGACAGTAAAGCTTGTGGTGAAAGAATGGCTGTTCTCTGATGGTTCCCATAGCTTGAACAACGTTAGCTCTCAGAAGTCAATATATGGATCATCAAATATTCTTTCAAGAACAGGAAGGAAGATTAACGTGGCTGTCATGGAGGGAAAAGATCTTATTTCAAAAGAAAGATCTGGAAAGTGTGACCCATATGTTAAACTGCAGTATGGAAAG GTCCTACAGAAAACACGGACTGCACATAGCTCTAATCCTCTCTGGAATCAGAAGTTCGAATTTGATGAGATAGTAGATGATAGATGCCTTAAGATTAAATGCTACAGTGAAGAAATCTTTGGAGATGAGAGCATTGGTAGTGCACGAGTAAATTTGGAAGGTTTGATGGAGGGATTTATCAGGGACATGTGGGTTCCCCTTGAAAAAGTGAATACAGGAGAATTAAGGCTTCAAATAGAAGCAGTACAAGTCAATGACTCTGAAGGATCACGg GGTTCTATGTCAGGTTCATTCAATGGTTGGATTGAACTTGTTCTTGTTGAAGCGAAGGATCTTATTGCTGCTGATCTTAGGGGGACAAGTGATCCATATGTGAGGGTGCAATATGGAAGCTTGAAGAAGAGAACAAAG GTTATGTACAAAACTCTGAATCCTCATTGGAATCAAACCCTCGAGTTTCCTGATGATGGCAGTCCCTTAGAGTTGCATGTGAAAGACTATAATGCCTTGCTGCCCACCTATAGTATTGGTGATTGTGTTGTAGAGTATCAGGGATTGCCTCCAAACCAGATGTCCGACAAGTGGATTCCTCTCCAAGGAGTAACAAGGGGAGAGATCCATGTTCGGATAACTAGGAAAGTTCCAGAACTACAAGCAAGAAACAGTTTGGAGTCTGACACATCTTTAATCAAATCACACCAAATCTCTAACCAG ATGAAACAATTGATGATCAAGTTTCAATCTCTGATTGAGGAGGGCAGCCTAGAGGGGCTCTCGACAGCTTTGAGCGAGATGCAAAGCCTAGAGGACATGCAAGAAGAGTACATGGTACAGATTGAGACTGAGCAAATGCTTCTACTTAACAAGATAAAGGAGCTTGGTCAAGAAATTATGAGCTCATCGTCTTCCTTGAGCAGAAGATCTTCTGGACTTTGA
- the LOC7493521 gene encoding synaptotagmin-4 isoform X2: MGRTRKGKAGFKVEDVLEVFNHLLEEKPSFAFLIPLILVCWGIEKWVFSFSNWVPLVVAIWATFQPITPLEHCEWLNKLLMEIWMNYMNPKLAIRFSSIVEKRLKQQRLKLMEKLELQEFSLGSCPPSLGLHGTRWSTSGDQRIMHLGFDWDSKDMSILLLAKLAKPLMGTARIVINSLHIKGELLLMPVLDGRAVLYSFVSIPEVRIGVAFGSGGSQSLPATELPGVSSWLVKVFTDTLVKTMIEPRRRCFSLPAVDLRKKAVGGIVYVSVISASKLSRSNLRGSPPRRVNGSFIEHFDDKYLQTFVEVELGHLTRRTDVRPGSNPRWDSTFNMFLHEETGTLRLHLYNRPPNSVKYDYLASCEIKMKYVADDSTTFWAIGPDSGVIAKHAEICGKEVEMVVPFEGVTSGELTVKLVVKEWLFSDGSHSLNNVSSQKSIYGSSNILSRTGRKINVAVMEGKDLISKERSGKCDPYVKLQYGKVLQKTRTAHSSNPLWNQKFEFDEIVDDRCLKIKCYSEEIFGDESIGSARVNLEGLMEGFIRDMWVPLEKVNTGELRLQIEAVQVNDSEGSRGSMSGSFNGWIELVLVEAKDLIAADLRGTSDPYVRVQYGSLKKRTKVMYKTLNPHWNQTLEFPDDGSPLELHVKDYNALLPTYSIGDCVVEYQGLPPNQMSDKWIPLQGVTRGEIHVRITRKVPELQARNSLESDTSLIKSHQISNQMKQLMIKFQSLIEEGSLEGLSTALSEMQSLEDMQEEYMVQIETEQMLLLNKIKELGQEIMSSSSSLSRRSSGL, from the exons ATGGGAAGAACAAGAAAGGGTAAAGCTGGTTTCAAAGTTGAAGATGTTTTGGAGGTCTTTAATCATCTGTTGGAGGAAAAGCcttcttttgctttcttaatCCCTTTGATTTTGGTTTGTTGGGGAATTGAGAAATGGGTTTTCTCTTTCTCCAATTGGGTTCCTCTTGTCGTTGCTATCTGGGCTACTTTTCAG CCAATAACACCATTGGAACACTGTGAGTGGCTGAACAAGCTGTTGATGGAAATTTGGATGAACTATATGAACCCAAAGCTTGCAATAAGATTCTCATCCATTGTTGAG AAACGATTGAAACAACAAAGGTTGAAGCTCATG GAAAAACTCGAGTTGCAGGAATTTTCACTTGGTTCATGCCCACCATCCCTTGGTCTTCATGGGACTCGCTGGTCAACTTCTGGTGATCAG AGAATTATGCATTTGGGATTTGATTGGGACTCCAAAGACATGAGCATTTTGTTGCTGGCTAAGCTGGCAAAGCCATTAATGGGAACTGCTCGGATTGTTATAAACAGCCTCCACATCAAGGGTGAG CTTCTCTTGATGCCAGTTCTGGATGGGAGAGCGGTTTTGTACTCATTTGTGTCAATTCCTGAAGTAAGAATAGGAGTTGCCTTTGGAAGTGGAGGAAGCCAGTCATTACCTGCCACCGAGCTGCCAGGCGTTTCTTCTTGGCTG gttaagGTTTTCACTGACACCTTAGTCAAGACAATGATTGAGCCTCGCCGTCGTTGTTTCAGCTTACCAGCAGTAGATTTAAGGAAAAAGGCTGTTGGTGGAATTGTATACGTGTCAGTCATCTCAGCTAGCAAACTTTCTAGAAGTAACCTGAGAGGAAGTCCGCCAAGAAGGGTAAATGGTAGTTTCATAGAGCATTTTGATGATAAATATCTGCAAACATTTGTGGAGGTCGAGCTTGGACATTTGACAAGGAGAACAGATGTGAGACCAGGCTCAAACCCTAGATGGGATTCCACATTTAACATGTTCTTACATGAAGAAACTGGAACTCTTCGATTACATCTTTACAACCGCCCACCCAACAGTGTGAAGTATGATTATCTAGCAAGTTGTGAGATCAAG ATGAAGTATGTTGCTGATGATTCAACAACGTTTTGGGCAATAGGACCCGACTCTGGTGTAATAGCCAAACATGCTGAGATTTGCGGAAAAGAGGTTGAAATGGTTGTTCCATTTGAGGGAGTTACTTCAGGGGAG TTGACAGTAAAGCTTGTGGTGAAAGAATGGCTGTTCTCTGATGGTTCCCATAGCTTGAACAACGTTAGCTCTCAGAAGTCAATATATGGATCATCAAATATTCTTTCAAGAACAGGAAGGAAGATTAACGTGGCTGTCATGGAGGGAAAAGATCTTATTTCAAAAGAAAGATCTGGAAAGTGTGACCCATATGTTAAACTGCAGTATGGAAAG GTCCTACAGAAAACACGGACTGCACATAGCTCTAATCCTCTCTGGAATCAGAAGTTCGAATTTGATGAGATAGTAGATGATAGATGCCTTAAGATTAAATGCTACAGTGAAGAAATCTTTGGAGATGAGAGCATTGGTAGTGCACGAGTAAATTTGGAAGGTTTGATGGAGGGATTTATCAGGGACATGTGGGTTCCCCTTGAAAAAGTGAATACAGGAGAATTAAGGCTTCAAATAGAAGCAGTACAAGTCAATGACTCTGAAGGATCACGg GGTTCTATGTCAGGTTCATTCAATGGTTGGATTGAACTTGTTCTTGTTGAAGCGAAGGATCTTATTGCTGCTGATCTTAGGGGGACAAGTGATCCATATGTGAGGGTGCAATATGGAAGCTTGAAGAAGAGAACAAAG GTTATGTACAAAACTCTGAATCCTCATTGGAATCAAACCCTCGAGTTTCCTGATGATGGCAGTCCCTTAGAGTTGCATGTGAAAGACTATAATGCCTTGCTGCCCACCTATAGTATTGGTGATTGTGTTGTAGAGTATCAGGGATTGCCTCCAAACCAGATGTCCGACAAGTGGATTCCTCTCCAAGGAGTAACAAGGGGAGAGATCCATGTTCGGATAACTAGGAAAGTTCCAGAACTACAAGCAAGAAACAGTTTGGAGTCTGACACATCTTTAATCAAATCACACCAAATCTCTAACCAG ATGAAACAATTGATGATCAAGTTTCAATCTCTGATTGAGGAGGGCAGCCTAGAGGGGCTCTCGACAGCTTTGAGCGAGATGCAAAGCCTAGAGGACATGCAAGAAGAGTACATGGTACAGATTGAGACTGAGCAAATGCTTCTACTTAACAAGATAAAGGAGCTTGGTCAAGAAATTATGAGCTCATCGTCTTCCTTGAGCAGAAGATCTTCTGGACTTTGA